A genomic stretch from Limnobacter thiooxidans includes:
- a CDS encoding DNA polymerase III subunit chi, translated as MTRIDFHLNVSDHLLYTCRLVRKAYSSGLKIVCYSTRPEILEQLDKLLWTFSEEDFLPHVVTGHPGLAETPIVLTDKADDIRHYDLLINLDEQWPPFFARFDRLVEIVGNDENNKAVARQRYKFYKERGYPLNTFDRAKG; from the coding sequence TTGACTCGAATCGACTTTCATTTGAATGTCTCCGACCACCTGTTGTACACCTGTCGGCTTGTCCGCAAGGCGTACAGCAGTGGCCTGAAAATCGTGTGTTACAGCACGCGCCCCGAGATACTGGAACAGCTCGACAAGTTGCTGTGGACTTTTTCAGAAGAAGACTTCTTGCCGCATGTGGTCACTGGGCACCCGGGCCTGGCAGAGACCCCCATCGTGTTGACCGACAAGGCAGACGACATTCGCCATTACGACTTGTTGATCAATCTGGATGAACAATGGCCACCGTTTTTCGCCCGCTTCGACAGGTTGGTTGAAATTGTGGGCAATGACGAAAACAACAAAGCGGTTGCGCGGCAACGCTACAAGTTTTACAAGGAAAGGGGGTACCCCTTAAACACGTTTGACAGGGCCAAGGGCTAA
- a CDS encoding leucyl aminopeptidase gives MTATPAVSKTKKPVAAKPAKKTAPTPPPMFSYKAGTGLVAHVLAGGPVPGKGCDVAVVAVYKGGELSASAKRADIDTDGLVSHACKTDKSLGNSGTCRVVFNSGKEGAPVYVLAGLDDAEKLNAKTLRKATTAACDALKSLKPAKVFFALNQEVPKKSDDKDIAALCARTITESFYSFSACKKQDDDVAAPPTFELACTKSTQSAVEKGAAIGLAIGTGMQLTKDLGNLPGNICTPNYLAETAKAMAKQYKLAVDVLDHKKMEALGMFSLLSVGKASSEPPKLIVLKYNGAKDPKEAPVVLVGKGITFDTGGISLKPGAGMDEMKYDMCGAASVLGTMKAVAEMKLPLNLIVVVPTAENMPAGNASKPGDVVVSMSGQTIEILNTDAEGRLILCDALTYVERFNPAAVVDVATLTGACIVALGHVNTGLFSPDDDLANELLKAGQSALDTAWRMPLDEEYHEQLKSNFADMANIGGPPAGSVTAACFLQKYTKAYTWAHLDIAGTAWHSGKAKGASGRPVPMLAEFVMKRAKS, from the coding sequence ATGACAGCCACACCCGCAGTTTCAAAAACAAAAAAGCCTGTTGCAGCCAAACCGGCCAAAAAAACAGCCCCTACACCACCGCCGATGTTTTCTTACAAGGCTGGAACCGGGCTTGTTGCCCATGTGCTGGCTGGCGGCCCTGTACCGGGCAAAGGCTGTGACGTGGCGGTAGTGGCTGTTTACAAGGGTGGTGAGCTCAGCGCGTCAGCAAAGCGGGCTGATATTGATACCGATGGCTTGGTCAGCCATGCCTGCAAAACCGACAAGTCACTGGGCAATTCGGGCACATGCCGCGTGGTGTTCAATTCCGGCAAGGAAGGTGCGCCCGTGTACGTGCTCGCCGGCCTTGATGACGCGGAAAAACTCAATGCAAAAACCCTGCGTAAGGCTACCACCGCCGCATGCGACGCTTTGAAAAGCCTCAAACCGGCGAAAGTGTTTTTTGCATTGAATCAGGAAGTGCCCAAGAAAAGCGATGACAAAGACATCGCTGCCCTGTGCGCCCGCACCATCACCGAAAGTTTTTACAGCTTTTCAGCCTGCAAGAAGCAGGACGATGATGTGGCAGCCCCCCCCACATTCGAATTGGCCTGTACCAAGTCCACCCAGTCTGCGGTAGAAAAGGGCGCAGCAATTGGCCTGGCGATTGGCACTGGCATGCAGCTGACCAAAGACCTGGGCAACCTGCCGGGCAACATCTGCACCCCCAACTACCTGGCAGAAACCGCAAAAGCCATGGCCAAACAGTACAAACTGGCTGTGGATGTACTGGACCACAAAAAGATGGAAGCATTGGGCATGTTCAGCCTGCTGTCCGTGGGCAAGGCTTCCAGTGAACCCCCCAAGCTGATCGTGCTGAAGTACAACGGCGCCAAAGACCCCAAGGAAGCACCTGTGGTGCTGGTGGGCAAAGGCATCACTTTCGACACCGGCGGTATTTCATTGAAACCCGGCGCAGGCATGGACGAAATGAAATACGACATGTGCGGCGCAGCCAGCGTGCTGGGCACCATGAAAGCAGTGGCTGAAATGAAGCTGCCCCTGAACCTGATTGTGGTGGTGCCCACCGCCGAAAACATGCCTGCAGGCAATGCCAGCAAGCCTGGCGATGTGGTGGTATCGATGAGCGGCCAGACCATTGAGATTTTGAATACCGACGCGGAAGGCCGTTTGATTCTGTGCGACGCTTTGACTTATGTCGAACGCTTCAACCCCGCAGCAGTGGTGGATGTGGCCACCTTGACCGGTGCCTGTATCGTGGCGCTGGGTCATGTAAACACCGGCCTGTTCAGCCCCGATGATGACCTGGCCAACGAATTGCTGAAAGCAGGTCAAAGTGCTCTTGACACCGCCTGGCGCATGCCGCTGGACGAGGAATACCACGAACAGCTGAAAAGCAACTTCGCAGACATGGCCAACATTGGCGGACCACCCGCTGGCAGCGTTACCGCGGCCTGTTTCCTGCAAAAATACACCAAGGCTTATACTTGGGCACACCTCGATATCGCAGGTACGGCTTGGCATTCCGGCAAGGCCAAGGGTGCAAGTGGACGGCCCGTGCCCATGCTGGCCGAGTTCGTGATGAAACGTGCGAAATCCTGA
- the lptF gene encoding LPS export ABC transporter permease LptF, which translates to MHATIYHYQQAGLASQSAARRDCMLFRSTFRKDFAQTAGATFVALFTIIVTTVLVRTLGQAAGGKVDNAEVFSLILLGGLQYLPAALVITVFIAVMGVVSRAFKEQEMTAWFAAGVSLFSLTRPVLRFAVPLTLLALVCSIWLTPWAKAELDAAKDRFAKRSDVSKVSAGQFRESGEGNRVFFVERQSEVTKQVENVFVVDAKGETRTVVSASRGSVEVDASGQPYLVLSGGRRATLDGTGQRFTSTEFETYGLAIDNTLGAAPSFQLQHRRVDLLIADFSPGAQGELLWRISLPLSALVLGLLAIPLAFVNPRGGNSLNQLFALLIYLTYSNIVSVTQSMVVKETLNFWVALILPHACILLLFYLLMVQRNRPAGAPLFLFQKPVGKLDLQDVVDAQELKR; encoded by the coding sequence ATGCATGCGACAATCTACCATTATCAACAAGCCGGGTTGGCGAGTCAAAGCGCAGCCCGCCGCGATTGCATGCTGTTTCGATCGACTTTTCGAAAAGACTTTGCACAAACCGCTGGTGCCACCTTCGTGGCCCTGTTTACCATCATCGTCACCACTGTTCTGGTACGTACTTTGGGACAAGCCGCTGGCGGCAAGGTGGACAATGCCGAAGTCTTTTCCCTCATCCTCCTGGGGGGCCTGCAATATCTGCCAGCCGCCCTGGTGATCACCGTATTCATTGCAGTCATGGGTGTGGTTTCCCGCGCATTCAAGGAACAGGAAATGACTGCCTGGTTTGCAGCTGGTGTGTCGCTTTTCTCCCTGACGCGGCCTGTGCTTCGCTTTGCCGTTCCCCTGACCCTGCTGGCGCTTGTGTGTTCGATCTGGTTGACCCCGTGGGCCAAGGCCGAGCTCGACGCCGCGAAAGATCGTTTTGCCAAGCGCAGTGATGTCAGCAAGGTCAGTGCCGGCCAATTTCGAGAATCAGGCGAGGGCAATCGGGTGTTTTTTGTTGAACGCCAGTCGGAGGTGACCAAGCAGGTTGAAAATGTATTTGTGGTCGATGCCAAGGGCGAAACCCGCACCGTGGTTTCTGCCTCGCGAGGCAGTGTGGAAGTGGATGCCAGTGGTCAACCCTACCTGGTGCTGAGCGGCGGGCGCCGCGCCACGCTGGATGGCACGGGCCAGCGGTTTACCTCCACCGAATTTGAAACCTATGGTTTGGCCATTGACAATACTTTGGGGGCAGCCCCTAGTTTTCAATTGCAACACCGCCGAGTTGACCTTTTGATCGCTGACTTTTCTCCCGGTGCTCAGGGTGAGTTGCTGTGGCGTATCAGCTTGCCTTTGTCCGCGTTGGTGCTGGGTTTGCTGGCCATTCCCCTGGCTTTCGTGAATCCGCGTGGCGGAAATTCGCTGAACCAGTTGTTCGCCCTCCTGATTTACCTGACCTACAGCAACATTGTTTCAGTAACCCAAAGCATGGTGGTCAAGGAAACCCTGAATTTCTGGGTGGCCTTGATACTGCCCCATGCCTGCATATTGCTGCTGTTCTATCTTTTGATGGTTCAGCGCAACCGCCCGGCAGGTGCTCCGCTGTTCCTGTTTCAAAAGCCGGTGGGAAAACTTGATTTGCAGGACGTGGTTGACGCACAGGAGCTGAAGCGATGA
- the lptG gene encoding LPS export ABC transporter permease LptG, whose amino-acid sequence MKVSRRVTKPFAVPHALLVYFRRELYKAISFVMVAFVGLFAFFDLIAEVDRLNLPGTSWFYYFVAVMLGLPARVYEIAPIAALIGSIYALVQFAASSELTAMRAAGLSTTSMLKMLVRIATGVVVVTVLFGEGVAPLAERAAVPMRAKALGYEVDRDFRSGYWMRDTYTDPQTGPRVRFVNFDSFDKEGDLRKLEYYELDADFRIRAWVRAETARFDPEVGDWILRNVLMQRYFDDAVQNEEAARSGLTIHASPVEKLEALRWRSNLSPELLTGLFVRPDRMSAWQLYNYSRFLSSNLQATGNIDLALAKKLMYPFAILIMMMISLPFAYLHFRSGSVSVKVFAGIMIGVGFHLVNNLFSHLSMVASFPPFISAALPSLIGFVVGMAALWWVSQPAPWRTLNVLRNR is encoded by the coding sequence ATGAAGGTATCCAGGCGCGTAACCAAGCCATTCGCTGTACCGCATGCCCTGCTGGTGTATTTTCGCCGTGAACTATACAAGGCCATCAGTTTTGTCATGGTGGCATTTGTAGGCCTGTTCGCATTCTTTGACCTGATTGCCGAAGTGGATCGACTGAACCTGCCCGGTACCAGCTGGTTTTATTATTTCGTGGCTGTGATGTTGGGTTTGCCTGCGCGTGTCTACGAAATTGCACCCATCGCCGCTTTGATCGGTTCAATTTATGCCTTGGTGCAGTTTGCCGCCAGCAGCGAATTGACCGCCATGCGTGCGGCCGGCTTGAGCACCACCAGTATGCTGAAAATGCTGGTCCGCATTGCCACCGGTGTGGTGGTGGTCACTGTACTGTTTGGTGAGGGCGTGGCCCCCTTGGCTGAACGGGCCGCTGTGCCCATGCGTGCCAAGGCCCTGGGCTACGAAGTGGACCGTGACTTCCGCAGTGGTTACTGGATGCGAGACACTTACACCGACCCGCAAACGGGCCCTCGCGTGCGTTTCGTCAACTTCGATTCGTTCGACAAAGAAGGTGATTTGCGAAAGCTCGAGTACTACGAGCTGGATGCCGACTTCCGAATTCGTGCATGGGTCCGCGCTGAAACTGCGAGGTTTGACCCTGAAGTCGGTGACTGGATTCTGCGCAACGTGCTGATGCAGCGCTATTTCGATGACGCCGTGCAAAATGAGGAAGCTGCCCGTTCTGGCCTGACCATTCACGCCAGCCCGGTTGAAAAGCTGGAAGCCCTGCGTTGGCGTTCGAACTTGTCCCCAGAGTTGCTGACAGGCCTGTTTGTGCGTCCCGATCGAATGAGCGCCTGGCAGCTGTACAACTACTCCCGATTCCTAAGCAGCAACCTGCAGGCCACGGGCAACATTGACCTTGCCCTGGCGAAAAAGCTGATGTACCCGTTTGCCATCCTGATCATGATGATGATTTCCCTTCCGTTTGCTTATCTGCATTTCAGGTCGGGCAGTGTCAGCGTGAAGGTGTTTGCGGGCATCATGATTGGTGTCGGTTTTCACTTGGTGAATAACCTGTTTTCCCACCTCAGCATGGTGGCCAGTTTTCCGCCCTTCATCAGCGCGGCCTTGCCCAGCCTGATCGGTTTTGTGGTGGGTATGGCCGCCTTGTGGTGGGTGTCCCAGCCCGCGCCATGGCGCACCTTGAATGTATTGAGGAATCGATGA
- a CDS encoding sirohydrochlorin chelatase: MSSTGKKAIVLFGHGARDPQWAEPMKRLQSILTAQLPDVQIELAFLELMAPSLPDTVDCMALGGTEYIQVVPIFFGKGGHLKNDFPVIMAEMKQKHPGLSIEATAAVGQWDAVWQAIATEIVQQVQ, translated from the coding sequence ATGAGCAGTACCGGAAAAAAAGCAATTGTCCTGTTTGGCCATGGCGCCCGCGACCCCCAGTGGGCCGAACCCATGAAACGCCTGCAGAGTATTTTGACAGCGCAACTGCCCGATGTTCAAATTGAGCTTGCCTTTCTGGAACTGATGGCCCCCAGCCTGCCCGACACGGTCGACTGCATGGCCCTGGGTGGCACAGAGTACATCCAGGTAGTACCGATATTCTTCGGCAAGGGCGGTCATCTGAAAAATGATTTTCCGGTAATCATGGCAGAAATGAAGCAGAAGCACCCGGGCTTGAGTATCGAGGCCACTGCAGCGGTGGGGCAGTGGGACGCAGTGTGGCAAGCCATTGCCACGGAAATTGTTCAGCAGGTTCAATAA
- the cobA gene encoding uroporphyrinogen-III C-methyltransferase, producing MGRVVLIGAGPGAEDLITVRGLKLLMQADCVFHDALVSPSLLSEAHPDAKLVAVGKRCGQKSTAQHFINKQLVEAAEQYKLVVRLKGGDPMVFGRADEEITALKAAGHTVEVVPGVTAALAAASSLQASLTLRGVARSLTLTTPSVGSDETPSTDLFTGTENDTVAVYMGLRQAGPWAAALLEKGRNANTPVILCESVSLPAEKFTPLNLGRLPLFSAEQLTDGPCLILIGKALAKACVELQLLKHNPEEIALPDFFRAA from the coding sequence ATGGGACGCGTTGTATTGATTGGTGCAGGTCCAGGGGCGGAAGATTTGATCACCGTTCGTGGCTTGAAGCTGTTAATGCAGGCAGACTGTGTGTTTCACGATGCATTGGTCAGTCCCTCTCTTCTTTCTGAAGCCCACCCCGATGCCAAACTGGTCGCCGTTGGAAAACGTTGCGGCCAAAAATCCACTGCCCAGCACTTCATCAACAAACAGCTTGTTGAAGCCGCTGAACAATACAAACTGGTGGTTCGCCTGAAAGGCGGAGACCCCATGGTATTTGGCCGAGCGGATGAAGAAATTACTGCGTTGAAAGCCGCTGGCCACACCGTGGAAGTGGTGCCCGGTGTCACTGCTGCACTGGCTGCTGCAAGCAGCTTGCAGGCCTCGCTCACCTTGCGTGGCGTTGCCCGCAGCCTGACCCTGACTACACCGTCTGTCGGCAGTGACGAAACACCAAGCACAGACCTGTTTACCGGCACGGAAAACGACACAGTAGCCGTGTACATGGGTTTGCGTCAGGCGGGCCCTTGGGCAGCCGCATTGCTTGAAAAAGGCAGGAATGCCAACACACCGGTTATTCTGTGTGAAAGCGTGTCCTTGCCTGCAGAAAAATTCACACCCTTGAACCTGGGCCGACTGCCCTTGTTTTCTGCAGAACAACTAACGGATGGGCCTTGCCTGATCCTGATCGGCAAGGCCTTGGCCAAGGCATGTGTCGAGTTGCAACTGCTGAAACACAACCCAGAAGAAATCGCGTTGCCTGACTTCTTCCGGGCGGCCTGA
- a CDS encoding sulfate adenylyltransferase subunit 1: MNAITEALKLGTQEHGVLRFITAGSVDDGKSTLIGRLLFESKGIFADQLAAISKAKNKRTAGDTIDFSLLTDGLEAEREQGITIDVAYRYFATPVRKFIVADTPGHEQYTRNMVTGASTADVAIVLVDITRVAFEKGEEGLKATLLAQTKRHSAIAGKLGIPAILFAVNKMDLVDFDQEKFIATEKAVRELAVTVGVQEALVLPISALTGDNVVTASPKTPWYTGQPLLPILENIPSRADRAEAAHKVGFRFPVQLVARHDGHKADDFRGYMGRVEGGSVKVGDTVVVHPSGQNAVVSRIVFLNEDLPEALLGQCVTLVLDRDVDVSRGDQIVSSVDTVSHTPVRALTADICWLDNEPLNPARKYWIKQTTRQTQAKIKSVNQVLDIHTLLHGESTKTVQMNDIAQIELVLAQPIVADLYTECRATGSFILIDSATNQTVAAGMIVAKQ; the protein is encoded by the coding sequence ATGAATGCAATCACTGAAGCCCTGAAACTGGGCACCCAAGAGCACGGCGTGCTGCGCTTCATCACCGCCGGTTCTGTCGATGACGGAAAGTCCACCCTGATCGGCCGCCTGCTGTTTGAAAGCAAGGGCATTTTCGCTGACCAGCTCGCCGCGATTTCCAAGGCAAAAAACAAGCGCACCGCGGGCGACACCATCGACTTTTCTCTGCTGACCGACGGCCTGGAAGCAGAACGCGAGCAAGGCATCACCATCGACGTGGCCTACCGCTATTTCGCCACGCCCGTGCGCAAATTCATCGTGGCCGACACACCGGGCCATGAACAGTACACACGAAACATGGTTACTGGCGCTTCCACAGCAGACGTGGCAATTGTGCTGGTGGACATCACCCGCGTGGCGTTCGAGAAAGGTGAAGAAGGCCTGAAAGCAACATTGCTGGCCCAAACCAAGCGCCACAGCGCGATTGCCGGCAAGCTGGGCATTCCAGCCATTCTGTTTGCCGTGAACAAGATGGACTTGGTGGATTTTGATCAGGAAAAATTCATCGCCACTGAAAAAGCAGTGCGTGAACTGGCTGTCACTGTCGGTGTTCAGGAAGCCCTGGTACTGCCGATTTCTGCGCTGACTGGCGACAACGTGGTCACTGCAAGCCCCAAAACACCCTGGTACACAGGCCAGCCCCTGTTGCCCATTCTGGAAAACATTCCCAGCCGTGCAGACCGCGCGGAAGCCGCACACAAGGTGGGTTTCCGTTTCCCGGTGCAGTTGGTAGCCCGTCATGACGGCCACAAGGCCGACGACTTCCGCGGCTACATGGGCCGGGTGGAAGGCGGCAGCGTGAAAGTGGGCGACACAGTGGTGGTGCACCCTTCAGGCCAAAACGCCGTGGTGTCGCGCATCGTATTCCTGAATGAGGACCTGCCAGAAGCTCTATTAGGCCAATGTGTTACCTTGGTACTGGACCGCGATGTGGATGTTTCCCGTGGCGACCAGATTGTGAGCAGCGTAGACACAGTTAGCCACACACCGGTGAGAGCACTGACCGCCGACATTTGCTGGCTGGACAACGAACCCTTGAACCCGGCCCGCAAATACTGGATCAAGCAGACCACCCGCCAAACCCAGGCCAAGATCAAGTCAGTGAACCAGGTGCTCGACATTCACACCCTGCTGCATGGCGAAAGCACCAAAACGGTGCAAATGAATGACATTGCGCAGATTGAATTGGTGCTTGCCCAGCCCATCGTGGCAGATTTGTACACAGAATGCCGCGCCACAGGCAGTTTTATCCTGATTGACAGTGCCACCAACCAAACTGTGGCAGCTGGCATGATCGTTGCAAAGCAGTAA
- the cysD gene encoding sulfate adenylyltransferase subunit CysD translates to MSTQASTQLHTMSHLDWLEAEAIYIMREVAAECARPAMLFSGGKDSIVMLRLAEKAFRPGKFPFPLVHIDTEHNFPEVIEFRDWKAKQLGEELIVRSLEGSIKKGTIRLPHPDASRNAFQSVTLLETQEEFGFDALMGGARRDEEKARAKERIFSFRDGFGQWDPKSQRPELWDLYNTRVHPGEHMRVFPISNWTELDVWQYIEREKLELPNIYYAHEREIIERNGLLVPVTEMTQPKAGETVTTRTVRFRTVGDITCTCPVASTAANPIEIIAETAVTDITERGATRMDDQTSEASMERRKKEGYF, encoded by the coding sequence ATGAGTACCCAAGCTAGTACGCAACTACACACCATGTCCCACCTGGACTGGCTTGAAGCAGAAGCCATTTACATCATGCGCGAAGTGGCAGCCGAATGCGCTCGCCCCGCCATGTTGTTCTCGGGTGGCAAAGACTCCATCGTGATGTTGCGCTTGGCTGAAAAGGCATTTCGCCCAGGCAAGTTTCCGTTCCCGCTGGTGCACATTGACACCGAGCACAACTTCCCTGAAGTGATCGAATTTCGTGACTGGAAAGCCAAGCAACTGGGTGAAGAACTGATCGTGCGTTCACTGGAAGGCTCGATCAAGAAAGGTACCATTCGCCTGCCCCACCCTGACGCCTCGCGCAATGCATTCCAAAGTGTGACCTTGCTGGAAACTCAAGAGGAATTCGGCTTTGACGCCCTGATGGGCGGTGCCCGCCGGGATGAAGAAAAAGCCCGCGCCAAGGAACGTATTTTTTCTTTCCGCGACGGTTTTGGCCAGTGGGACCCAAAAAGCCAGCGCCCTGAACTTTGGGACCTGTACAACACCCGCGTGCACCCCGGTGAACACATGCGCGTATTCCCCATTTCCAACTGGACTGAACTGGATGTGTGGCAATACATTGAACGTGAAAAGCTGGAACTGCCCAACATTTATTACGCCCATGAACGCGAAATCATTGAGCGCAATGGCCTGCTGGTTCCAGTGACTGAAATGACCCAACCCAAGGCCGGTGAAACCGTGACCACCCGCACAGTGCGTTTCCGTACCGTCGGTGACATCACATGCACCTGCCCAGTTGCCAGCACTGCTGCCAACCCGATCGAGATCATTGCTGAAACCGCAGTGACCGACATCACCGAGCGCGGCGCAACCCGCATGGACGATCAAACCTCCGAGGCCTCCATGGAGCGCCGCAAGAAAGAAGGTTATTTCTGA
- a CDS encoding phosphoadenylyl-sulfate reductase: MNAVNSQARFHSVDAVVENKVLTEQPIAVFRGPHQPATEIAEKVKALETLLTDAASEFDSIALASSLAAEDNVLFDAIARLKLNIRVFSLNTGRLNQETLDVAPALLAKYGHTVQWFEPQAEAVENYVNTKGLDAFYESTALRKECCGIRKVEPLARALKGAKAWITGQRQAQAATRATLPVREFDADRGIEKFNPLADWSEADVWTYVRQYDVPVNKLHFEGFPSIGCEPCTRAITIGEDIRAGRWWWEDPTSKECGLHNANLKK; the protein is encoded by the coding sequence ATGAATGCAGTGAATTCCCAAGCACGCTTTCACAGCGTGGACGCTGTAGTGGAAAACAAGGTCTTAACTGAACAACCCATCGCCGTGTTTCGTGGCCCGCACCAACCAGCAACAGAGATTGCTGAAAAAGTGAAAGCCCTTGAAACCTTGCTTACCGATGCTGCCAGTGAATTCGATTCAATTGCATTGGCCAGCAGCCTCGCTGCCGAAGACAATGTGCTGTTTGATGCCATCGCCCGCCTGAAGCTGAATATTCGCGTGTTCAGCCTGAACACAGGTCGCCTGAACCAGGAAACACTGGATGTGGCGCCTGCCTTGCTGGCCAAATATGGCCACACGGTGCAGTGGTTTGAACCACAAGCCGAGGCAGTTGAAAACTATGTGAACACCAAAGGCCTGGATGCTTTTTATGAAAGCACAGCCCTGCGCAAGGAATGCTGCGGCATTCGCAAGGTAGAACCCCTGGCCCGTGCGCTGAAAGGTGCAAAGGCCTGGATTACAGGGCAGCGCCAAGCGCAAGCAGCCACACGCGCCACCTTGCCTGTGCGGGAATTCGACGCCGACCGCGGCATCGAAAAATTCAACCCGCTGGCGGATTGGAGCGAGGCCGATGTGTGGACCTACGTTCGCCAGTACGATGTGCCGGTCAACAAGTTGCACTTCGAAGGTTTTCCTTCAATTGGTTGCGAACCCTGCACACGCGCAATCACAATTGGCGAAGACATTCGCGCAGGTCGGTGGTGGTGGGAAGACCCCACCAGCAAGGAATGCGGTTTGCACAATGCCAACCTGAAAAAATAA
- a CDS encoding DUF934 domain-containing protein encodes MSSTENKIISKPLNGQAQIVADQFLVVEAGTAEAPVAVPADGKVLVHLSVWEAQKTELTTRAQAGELGVYLNPEDNPEQLQGDVNVLKLIAFNFPVFKYGQGYSGAVLLRTRYGFTGDIRAFGDIWRDQFFYLARCGFTQFDIKEGKSLEDALNAFADFTIPYQTSADGSLPVFNRRAAAGA; translated from the coding sequence ATGTCTTCTACTGAAAACAAGATCATCTCCAAGCCACTGAACGGTCAGGCTCAAATTGTGGCCGACCAATTTCTGGTGGTTGAAGCCGGTACAGCCGAGGCACCTGTGGCTGTTCCAGCTGACGGCAAAGTGCTGGTGCACTTGTCTGTTTGGGAAGCCCAGAAAACGGAATTGACAACACGCGCTCAGGCGGGTGAATTGGGTGTTTACCTGAACCCGGAAGACAACCCCGAGCAGTTACAAGGTGACGTGAATGTGTTGAAGCTGATTGCATTCAACTTCCCGGTGTTCAAGTACGGTCAAGGCTATTCAGGCGCGGTGCTGTTGCGCACACGCTATGGTTTCACAGGCGACATTCGCGCTTTTGGGGACATTTGGCGCGACCAGTTTTTTTACCTGGCGCGCTGCGGTTTCACGCAATTTGACATCAAGGAAGGCAAATCGCTGGAAGACGCATTGAATGCGTTTGCAGACTTCACCATTCCTTACCAAACCAGTGCCGATGGTTCTTTGCCCGTGTTCAACCGCCGGGCGGCAGCAGGAGCGTAA